One Solea senegalensis isolate Sse05_10M linkage group LG3, IFAPA_SoseM_1, whole genome shotgun sequence genomic window carries:
- the zfta gene encoding zinc finger translocation-associated protein isoform X3, translating into MEEPEPGELRSSEQPELLSLIISGGEEEEATPERSDCRGKEEEALANGHVVEESGANPALTPVKSPGTSYWSITEGPDHPLLLSPAPGPSAQKPKVQKASRPGLSRIPGRDHRRYYHEYWRSEYLMDFDPQRHGMICMVCGSSLATLKLSTIKRHIKQKHPDSLLWSAADKEVIRSGWESHLNLAGSQMSYSSDAAGPPAQEDEEEEEQLDSGGHTAEPQDLVAPQEQPQQTLSLSPKSEEVEVPQPQDEQQDEEQDEEQEPQDEEQEQEQEQDLAGPSAQTLERYLNDSLHAWFRQEFLMEYESDANRLLCMVCGGELPSLHLNHIKSHVLDTHPNSLVYSAEEKHCILQAWAQAHEESENSIKSEPSTKDGGVDLLAQDAEDAQMDMDSYPQSDGASTQDTCLIGEDGGVGAPLRQSRRKRLRGGDPWQLRLDYMVAYGPQGQDTYCMVCSQVLHETKVSSFRRHIQESHPETLALSQQDREAMAAAWTKDYSSEGVQSQDAEINSAAAGETNDDSCSDVTTPTKTVKRERGRGGTPSRHSHYPGKDQRRNYQVRWRMEYLMDYDSGRHGLICIVCGATLATLKVSTIKRHIQQVHPYSLQFSPEKKQQALLSYNQSGVHVLHFDDCFSSQDFGHTELAPSPTQVDA; encoded by the exons ATGGAAGAGCCAGAGCCCGGGGAGCTCCGGAGCTCCGAGCAGCCGGAGCTGCTCTCATTAATAATAAGCGgcggagaagaagaggaagcgaCGCCGGAGCGGAGTGACTGTAGAGGTAAAG AAGAGGAGGCTCTTGCTAACGGCCATGTTGTGGAGGAATCAGGTGCTAACCCCGCGCTCACACCGGTCAAATCTCCAGGAACCAGCTACTGGAGCATCACCGAGGGCCCCGACCACCCGCTCCTCCTCTCCCCGGCCCCGGGGCCCTCTGCACAGAAGCCCAAAGTCCAGAAGGCGTCGCGTCCCGGCCTCAGCCGCATCCCAGGTCGCGACCACCGCCGCTACTACCACGAGTACTGGCGCAGCGAGTACCTGATGGACTTTGACCCCCAGAGGCACGGCATGATATGCATGGTGTGCGGCAGCTCGCTGGCCACGCTGAAGCTCAGCACCATCAAGAGGCACATCAAGCAGAAGCATCCGGACTCGCTGCTGTGGAGCGCCGCCGACAAGGAGGTGATCCGCTCGGGCTGGGAGAGTCACCTGAACCTGGCGGGGAGTCAGATGTCGTACAGCTCTGATGCTGCTGGACCTCCAGCtcaggaagacgaggaggaggaggagcagctggacTCAGGCGGCCACACTGCTG AACCTCAGGACCTTGTGGCTCCACAGGAGCAGCCACAACAAACCCTCAGTCTGTCTCCAAAGTCTGAGGAGGTTGAGGTCCCGCAGCCACAGGATGAGCAGCAGGATGAGGAGCaggatgaggagcaggagccgcaggatgaggagcaggagcaggagcaggagcaggaccTTGCTGGACCATCAGCTCAGACTCTGGAGCGCTACCTGAACGACTCGCTGCACGCCTGGTTCCGCCAGGAGTTCCTGATGGAGTACGAGTCGGACGCCAACCGGCTGCTGTGCATGGTGTGTGGAGGAGAGCTGCCCTCGCTGCACCTCAACCACATCAAGAGCCACGTGTTGGACACCCACCCAAACTCCCTGGTGTACAGCGCCGAGGAGAAGCACTGCATCCTGCAGGCGTGGGCTCAGGCTCATG AAGAGTCCGAAAACTCAATCAAATCAGAGCCCAGCACCAAAGACGGCGGCGTGGATCTATTAGCTCAGGACGCGGAGGACGCTCAAATGGACATGGACTCGTACCCGCAAAGCGACGGCGCCTCAACTCAGGACACGTGTCTCATCGGCGAGGACGGCGGCGTCGGAGCGCCGCTCCGCCAGAGCAGGAGGAAGCGGCTGCGCGGCGGCGACCCGTGGCAGCTCCGCCTCGACTACATGGTGGCCTACGGGCCGCAGGGCCAGGACACGTACTGCATGGTGTGCTCTCAGGTCCTGCACGAGACCAAGGTCAGCAGCTTCCGACGCCACATCCAGGAGAGTCACCCCGAGACACTCGCGCTGAGTCAGCAGGACAGAGAAGCCATGGCTGCTGCCTGGACCAAAGATTACTCCAGTGAAGGCGTGCAGAGCCAAGATG CAGAAATCAACTCTGCGGCCGCAGGCGAGACGAACGACGACTCCTGTTCCGACGTCACAACGCCCACTAAGACGgtaaagagggagaggggtcGAGGGGGGACGCCGTCGCGCCACAGCCATTACCCCGGCAAAGACCAGCGGAGGAACTACCAGGTCCGCTGGAGGATGGAGTACCTGATGGACTACGACTCGGGCAGACACGGGCTGATCTGCATCGTGTGCGGCGCCACCCTGGCCACGCTGAAGGTCAGCACCATCAAGCGGCACATCCAGCAGGTCCACCCGTACTCGCTGCAGTTCAGCCCCGAGAAGAAGCAGCAGGCCCTGCTCAGCTACAACCAGAGCGGCGTGCACGTCCTCCACTTTGACGACTGCTTCTCCTCGCAGGACTTCGGACACACCGAGCTGGCCCCGAGTCCGACGCAAGTCGACGCGTAA
- the zfta gene encoding zinc finger translocation-associated protein isoform X4, with the protein MEEPEPGELRSSEQPELLSLIISGGEEEEATPERSDCREEEALANGHVVEESGANPALTPVKSPGTSYWSITEGPDHPLLLSPAPGPSAQKPKVQKASRPGLSRIPGRDHRRYYHEYWRSEYLMDFDPQRHGMICMVCGSSLATLKLSTIKRHIKQKHPDSLLWSAADKEVIRSGWESHLNLAGSQMSYSSDAAGPPAQEDEEEEEQLDSGGHTAAEPQDLVAPQEQPQQTLSLSPKSEEVEVPQPQDEQQDEEQDEEQEPQDEEQEQEQEQDLAGPSAQTLERYLNDSLHAWFRQEFLMEYESDANRLLCMVCGGELPSLHLNHIKSHVLDTHPNSLVYSAEEKHCILQAWAQAHEESENSIKSEPSTKDGGVDLLAQDAEDAQMDMDSYPQSDGASTQDTCLIGEDGGVGAPLRQSRRKRLRGGDPWQLRLDYMVAYGPQGQDTYCMVCSQVLHETKVSSFRRHIQESHPETLALSQQDREAMAAAWTKDYSSEGVQSQDAEINSAAAGETNDDSCSDVTTPTKTVKRERGRGGTPSRHSHYPGKDQRRNYQVRWRMEYLMDYDSGRHGLICIVCGATLATLKVSTIKRHIQQVHPYSLQFSPEKKQQALLSYNQSGVHVLHFDDCFSSQDFGHTELAPSPTQVDA; encoded by the exons ATGGAAGAGCCAGAGCCCGGGGAGCTCCGGAGCTCCGAGCAGCCGGAGCTGCTCTCATTAATAATAAGCGgcggagaagaagaggaagcgaCGCCGGAGCGGAGTGACTGTAGAG AAGAGGAGGCTCTTGCTAACGGCCATGTTGTGGAGGAATCAGGTGCTAACCCCGCGCTCACACCGGTCAAATCTCCAGGAACCAGCTACTGGAGCATCACCGAGGGCCCCGACCACCCGCTCCTCCTCTCCCCGGCCCCGGGGCCCTCTGCACAGAAGCCCAAAGTCCAGAAGGCGTCGCGTCCCGGCCTCAGCCGCATCCCAGGTCGCGACCACCGCCGCTACTACCACGAGTACTGGCGCAGCGAGTACCTGATGGACTTTGACCCCCAGAGGCACGGCATGATATGCATGGTGTGCGGCAGCTCGCTGGCCACGCTGAAGCTCAGCACCATCAAGAGGCACATCAAGCAGAAGCATCCGGACTCGCTGCTGTGGAGCGCCGCCGACAAGGAGGTGATCCGCTCGGGCTGGGAGAGTCACCTGAACCTGGCGGGGAGTCAGATGTCGTACAGCTCTGATGCTGCTGGACCTCCAGCtcaggaagacgaggaggaggaggagcagctggacTCAGGCGGCCACACTGCTG CAGAACCTCAGGACCTTGTGGCTCCACAGGAGCAGCCACAACAAACCCTCAGTCTGTCTCCAAAGTCTGAGGAGGTTGAGGTCCCGCAGCCACAGGATGAGCAGCAGGATGAGGAGCaggatgaggagcaggagccgcaggatgaggagcaggagcaggagcaggagcaggaccTTGCTGGACCATCAGCTCAGACTCTGGAGCGCTACCTGAACGACTCGCTGCACGCCTGGTTCCGCCAGGAGTTCCTGATGGAGTACGAGTCGGACGCCAACCGGCTGCTGTGCATGGTGTGTGGAGGAGAGCTGCCCTCGCTGCACCTCAACCACATCAAGAGCCACGTGTTGGACACCCACCCAAACTCCCTGGTGTACAGCGCCGAGGAGAAGCACTGCATCCTGCAGGCGTGGGCTCAGGCTCATG AAGAGTCCGAAAACTCAATCAAATCAGAGCCCAGCACCAAAGACGGCGGCGTGGATCTATTAGCTCAGGACGCGGAGGACGCTCAAATGGACATGGACTCGTACCCGCAAAGCGACGGCGCCTCAACTCAGGACACGTGTCTCATCGGCGAGGACGGCGGCGTCGGAGCGCCGCTCCGCCAGAGCAGGAGGAAGCGGCTGCGCGGCGGCGACCCGTGGCAGCTCCGCCTCGACTACATGGTGGCCTACGGGCCGCAGGGCCAGGACACGTACTGCATGGTGTGCTCTCAGGTCCTGCACGAGACCAAGGTCAGCAGCTTCCGACGCCACATCCAGGAGAGTCACCCCGAGACACTCGCGCTGAGTCAGCAGGACAGAGAAGCCATGGCTGCTGCCTGGACCAAAGATTACTCCAGTGAAGGCGTGCAGAGCCAAGATG CAGAAATCAACTCTGCGGCCGCAGGCGAGACGAACGACGACTCCTGTTCCGACGTCACAACGCCCACTAAGACGgtaaagagggagaggggtcGAGGGGGGACGCCGTCGCGCCACAGCCATTACCCCGGCAAAGACCAGCGGAGGAACTACCAGGTCCGCTGGAGGATGGAGTACCTGATGGACTACGACTCGGGCAGACACGGGCTGATCTGCATCGTGTGCGGCGCCACCCTGGCCACGCTGAAGGTCAGCACCATCAAGCGGCACATCCAGCAGGTCCACCCGTACTCGCTGCAGTTCAGCCCCGAGAAGAAGCAGCAGGCCCTGCTCAGCTACAACCAGAGCGGCGTGCACGTCCTCCACTTTGACGACTGCTTCTCCTCGCAGGACTTCGGACACACCGAGCTGGCCCCGAGTCCGACGCAAGTCGACGCGTAA
- the zfta gene encoding zinc finger translocation-associated protein isoform X1, with amino-acid sequence MEEPEPGELRSSEQPELLSLIISGGEEEEATPERSDCRGKEEEALANGHVVEESGANPALTPVKSPGTSYWSITEGPDHPLLLSPAPGPSAQKPKVQKASRPGLSRIPGRDHRRYYHEYWRSEYLMDFDPQRHGMICMVCGSSLATLKLSTIKRHIKQKHPDSLLWSAADKEVIRSGWESHLNLAGSQMSYSSDAAGPPAQEDEEEEEQLDSGGHTAAEPQDLVAPQEQPQQTLSLSPKSEEVEVPQPQDEQQDEEQDEEQEPQDEEQEQEQEQDLAGPSAQTLERYLNDSLHAWFRQEFLMEYESDANRLLCMVCGGELPSLHLNHIKSHVLDTHPNSLVYSAEEKHCILQAWAQAHEESENSIKSEPSTKDGGVDLLAQDAEDAQMDMDSYPQSDGASTQDTCLIGEDGGVGAPLRQSRRKRLRGGDPWQLRLDYMVAYGPQGQDTYCMVCSQVLHETKVSSFRRHIQESHPETLALSQQDREAMAAAWTKDYSSEGVQSQDAEINSAAAGETNDDSCSDVTTPTKTVKRERGRGGTPSRHSHYPGKDQRRNYQVRWRMEYLMDYDSGRHGLICIVCGATLATLKVSTIKRHIQQVHPYSLQFSPEKKQQALLSYNQSGVHVLHFDDCFSSQDFGHTELAPSPTQVDA; translated from the exons ATGGAAGAGCCAGAGCCCGGGGAGCTCCGGAGCTCCGAGCAGCCGGAGCTGCTCTCATTAATAATAAGCGgcggagaagaagaggaagcgaCGCCGGAGCGGAGTGACTGTAGAGGTAAAG AAGAGGAGGCTCTTGCTAACGGCCATGTTGTGGAGGAATCAGGTGCTAACCCCGCGCTCACACCGGTCAAATCTCCAGGAACCAGCTACTGGAGCATCACCGAGGGCCCCGACCACCCGCTCCTCCTCTCCCCGGCCCCGGGGCCCTCTGCACAGAAGCCCAAAGTCCAGAAGGCGTCGCGTCCCGGCCTCAGCCGCATCCCAGGTCGCGACCACCGCCGCTACTACCACGAGTACTGGCGCAGCGAGTACCTGATGGACTTTGACCCCCAGAGGCACGGCATGATATGCATGGTGTGCGGCAGCTCGCTGGCCACGCTGAAGCTCAGCACCATCAAGAGGCACATCAAGCAGAAGCATCCGGACTCGCTGCTGTGGAGCGCCGCCGACAAGGAGGTGATCCGCTCGGGCTGGGAGAGTCACCTGAACCTGGCGGGGAGTCAGATGTCGTACAGCTCTGATGCTGCTGGACCTCCAGCtcaggaagacgaggaggaggaggagcagctggacTCAGGCGGCCACACTGCTG CAGAACCTCAGGACCTTGTGGCTCCACAGGAGCAGCCACAACAAACCCTCAGTCTGTCTCCAAAGTCTGAGGAGGTTGAGGTCCCGCAGCCACAGGATGAGCAGCAGGATGAGGAGCaggatgaggagcaggagccgcaggatgaggagcaggagcaggagcaggagcaggaccTTGCTGGACCATCAGCTCAGACTCTGGAGCGCTACCTGAACGACTCGCTGCACGCCTGGTTCCGCCAGGAGTTCCTGATGGAGTACGAGTCGGACGCCAACCGGCTGCTGTGCATGGTGTGTGGAGGAGAGCTGCCCTCGCTGCACCTCAACCACATCAAGAGCCACGTGTTGGACACCCACCCAAACTCCCTGGTGTACAGCGCCGAGGAGAAGCACTGCATCCTGCAGGCGTGGGCTCAGGCTCATG AAGAGTCCGAAAACTCAATCAAATCAGAGCCCAGCACCAAAGACGGCGGCGTGGATCTATTAGCTCAGGACGCGGAGGACGCTCAAATGGACATGGACTCGTACCCGCAAAGCGACGGCGCCTCAACTCAGGACACGTGTCTCATCGGCGAGGACGGCGGCGTCGGAGCGCCGCTCCGCCAGAGCAGGAGGAAGCGGCTGCGCGGCGGCGACCCGTGGCAGCTCCGCCTCGACTACATGGTGGCCTACGGGCCGCAGGGCCAGGACACGTACTGCATGGTGTGCTCTCAGGTCCTGCACGAGACCAAGGTCAGCAGCTTCCGACGCCACATCCAGGAGAGTCACCCCGAGACACTCGCGCTGAGTCAGCAGGACAGAGAAGCCATGGCTGCTGCCTGGACCAAAGATTACTCCAGTGAAGGCGTGCAGAGCCAAGATG CAGAAATCAACTCTGCGGCCGCAGGCGAGACGAACGACGACTCCTGTTCCGACGTCACAACGCCCACTAAGACGgtaaagagggagaggggtcGAGGGGGGACGCCGTCGCGCCACAGCCATTACCCCGGCAAAGACCAGCGGAGGAACTACCAGGTCCGCTGGAGGATGGAGTACCTGATGGACTACGACTCGGGCAGACACGGGCTGATCTGCATCGTGTGCGGCGCCACCCTGGCCACGCTGAAGGTCAGCACCATCAAGCGGCACATCCAGCAGGTCCACCCGTACTCGCTGCAGTTCAGCCCCGAGAAGAAGCAGCAGGCCCTGCTCAGCTACAACCAGAGCGGCGTGCACGTCCTCCACTTTGACGACTGCTTCTCCTCGCAGGACTTCGGACACACCGAGCTGGCCCCGAGTCCGACGCAAGTCGACGCGTAA
- the zfta gene encoding zinc finger translocation-associated protein isoform X5 translates to MEEPEPGELRSSEQPELLSLIISGGEEEEATPERSDCREEEALANGHVVEESGANPALTPVKSPGTSYWSITEGPDHPLLLSPAPGPSAQKPKVQKASRPGLSRIPGRDHRRYYHEYWRSEYLMDFDPQRHGMICMVCGSSLATLKLSTIKRHIKQKHPDSLLWSAADKEVIRSGWESHLNLAGSQMSYSSDAAGPPAQEDEEEEEQLDSGGHTAAEPQDLVAPQEQPQQTLSLSPKSEEVEVPQPQDEQQDEEQDEEQEPQDEEQEQEQEQDLAGPSAQTLERYLNDSLHAWFRQEFLMEYESDANRLLCMVCGGELPSLHLNHIKSHVLDTHPNSLVYSAEEKHCILQAWAQAHEESENSIKSEPSTKDGGVDLLAQDAEDAQMDMDSYPQSDGASTQDTCLIGEDGGVGAPLRQSRRKRLRGGDPWQLRLDYMVAYGPQGQDTYCMVCSQVLHETKVSSFRRHIQESHPETLALSQQDREAMAAAWTKDYSSEGVQSQDEINSAAAGETNDDSCSDVTTPTKTVKRERGRGGTPSRHSHYPGKDQRRNYQVRWRMEYLMDYDSGRHGLICIVCGATLATLKVSTIKRHIQQVHPYSLQFSPEKKQQALLSYNQSGVHVLHFDDCFSSQDFGHTELAPSPTQVDA, encoded by the exons ATGGAAGAGCCAGAGCCCGGGGAGCTCCGGAGCTCCGAGCAGCCGGAGCTGCTCTCATTAATAATAAGCGgcggagaagaagaggaagcgaCGCCGGAGCGGAGTGACTGTAGAG AAGAGGAGGCTCTTGCTAACGGCCATGTTGTGGAGGAATCAGGTGCTAACCCCGCGCTCACACCGGTCAAATCTCCAGGAACCAGCTACTGGAGCATCACCGAGGGCCCCGACCACCCGCTCCTCCTCTCCCCGGCCCCGGGGCCCTCTGCACAGAAGCCCAAAGTCCAGAAGGCGTCGCGTCCCGGCCTCAGCCGCATCCCAGGTCGCGACCACCGCCGCTACTACCACGAGTACTGGCGCAGCGAGTACCTGATGGACTTTGACCCCCAGAGGCACGGCATGATATGCATGGTGTGCGGCAGCTCGCTGGCCACGCTGAAGCTCAGCACCATCAAGAGGCACATCAAGCAGAAGCATCCGGACTCGCTGCTGTGGAGCGCCGCCGACAAGGAGGTGATCCGCTCGGGCTGGGAGAGTCACCTGAACCTGGCGGGGAGTCAGATGTCGTACAGCTCTGATGCTGCTGGACCTCCAGCtcaggaagacgaggaggaggaggagcagctggacTCAGGCGGCCACACTGCTG CAGAACCTCAGGACCTTGTGGCTCCACAGGAGCAGCCACAACAAACCCTCAGTCTGTCTCCAAAGTCTGAGGAGGTTGAGGTCCCGCAGCCACAGGATGAGCAGCAGGATGAGGAGCaggatgaggagcaggagccgcaggatgaggagcaggagcaggagcaggagcaggaccTTGCTGGACCATCAGCTCAGACTCTGGAGCGCTACCTGAACGACTCGCTGCACGCCTGGTTCCGCCAGGAGTTCCTGATGGAGTACGAGTCGGACGCCAACCGGCTGCTGTGCATGGTGTGTGGAGGAGAGCTGCCCTCGCTGCACCTCAACCACATCAAGAGCCACGTGTTGGACACCCACCCAAACTCCCTGGTGTACAGCGCCGAGGAGAAGCACTGCATCCTGCAGGCGTGGGCTCAGGCTCATG AAGAGTCCGAAAACTCAATCAAATCAGAGCCCAGCACCAAAGACGGCGGCGTGGATCTATTAGCTCAGGACGCGGAGGACGCTCAAATGGACATGGACTCGTACCCGCAAAGCGACGGCGCCTCAACTCAGGACACGTGTCTCATCGGCGAGGACGGCGGCGTCGGAGCGCCGCTCCGCCAGAGCAGGAGGAAGCGGCTGCGCGGCGGCGACCCGTGGCAGCTCCGCCTCGACTACATGGTGGCCTACGGGCCGCAGGGCCAGGACACGTACTGCATGGTGTGCTCTCAGGTCCTGCACGAGACCAAGGTCAGCAGCTTCCGACGCCACATCCAGGAGAGTCACCCCGAGACACTCGCGCTGAGTCAGCAGGACAGAGAAGCCATGGCTGCTGCCTGGACCAAAGATTACTCCAGTGAAGGCGTGCAGAGCCAAGATG AAATCAACTCTGCGGCCGCAGGCGAGACGAACGACGACTCCTGTTCCGACGTCACAACGCCCACTAAGACGgtaaagagggagaggggtcGAGGGGGGACGCCGTCGCGCCACAGCCATTACCCCGGCAAAGACCAGCGGAGGAACTACCAGGTCCGCTGGAGGATGGAGTACCTGATGGACTACGACTCGGGCAGACACGGGCTGATCTGCATCGTGTGCGGCGCCACCCTGGCCACGCTGAAGGTCAGCACCATCAAGCGGCACATCCAGCAGGTCCACCCGTACTCGCTGCAGTTCAGCCCCGAGAAGAAGCAGCAGGCCCTGCTCAGCTACAACCAGAGCGGCGTGCACGTCCTCCACTTTGACGACTGCTTCTCCTCGCAGGACTTCGGACACACCGAGCTGGCCCCGAGTCCGACGCAAGTCGACGCGTAA
- the zfta gene encoding zinc finger translocation-associated protein isoform X6: MEEPEPGELRSSEQPELLSLIISGGEEEEATPERSDCRGKEEEALANGHVVEESGANPALTPVKSPGTSYWSITEGPDHPLLLSPAPGPSAQKPKVQKASRPGLSRIPGRDHRRYYHEYWRSEYLMDFDPQRHGMICMVCGSSLATLKLSTIKRHIKQKHPDSLLWSAADKEVIRSGWESHLNLAGSQMSYSSDAAGPPAQEDEEEEEQLDSGGHTAEPQDLVAPQEQPQQTLSLSPKSEEVEVPQPQDEQQDEEQDEEQEPQDEEQEQEQEQDLAGPSAQTLERYLNDSLHAWFRQEFLMEYESDANRLLCMVCGGELPSLHLNHIKSHVLDTHPNSLVYSAEEKHCILQAWAQAHEESENSIKSEPSTKDGGVDLLAQDAEDAQMDMDSYPQSDGASTQDTCLIGEDGGVGAPLRQSRRKRLRGGDPWQLRLDYMVAYGPQGQDTYCMVCSQVLHETKVSSFRRHIQESHPETLALSQQDREAMAAAWTKDYSSEGVQSQDEINSAAAGETNDDSCSDVTTPTKTVKRERGRGGTPSRHSHYPGKDQRRNYQVRWRMEYLMDYDSGRHGLICIVCGATLATLKVSTIKRHIQQVHPYSLQFSPEKKQQALLSYNQSGVHVLHFDDCFSSQDFGHTELAPSPTQVDA; encoded by the exons ATGGAAGAGCCAGAGCCCGGGGAGCTCCGGAGCTCCGAGCAGCCGGAGCTGCTCTCATTAATAATAAGCGgcggagaagaagaggaagcgaCGCCGGAGCGGAGTGACTGTAGAGGTAAAG AAGAGGAGGCTCTTGCTAACGGCCATGTTGTGGAGGAATCAGGTGCTAACCCCGCGCTCACACCGGTCAAATCTCCAGGAACCAGCTACTGGAGCATCACCGAGGGCCCCGACCACCCGCTCCTCCTCTCCCCGGCCCCGGGGCCCTCTGCACAGAAGCCCAAAGTCCAGAAGGCGTCGCGTCCCGGCCTCAGCCGCATCCCAGGTCGCGACCACCGCCGCTACTACCACGAGTACTGGCGCAGCGAGTACCTGATGGACTTTGACCCCCAGAGGCACGGCATGATATGCATGGTGTGCGGCAGCTCGCTGGCCACGCTGAAGCTCAGCACCATCAAGAGGCACATCAAGCAGAAGCATCCGGACTCGCTGCTGTGGAGCGCCGCCGACAAGGAGGTGATCCGCTCGGGCTGGGAGAGTCACCTGAACCTGGCGGGGAGTCAGATGTCGTACAGCTCTGATGCTGCTGGACCTCCAGCtcaggaagacgaggaggaggaggagcagctggacTCAGGCGGCCACACTGCTG AACCTCAGGACCTTGTGGCTCCACAGGAGCAGCCACAACAAACCCTCAGTCTGTCTCCAAAGTCTGAGGAGGTTGAGGTCCCGCAGCCACAGGATGAGCAGCAGGATGAGGAGCaggatgaggagcaggagccgcaggatgaggagcaggagcaggagcaggagcaggaccTTGCTGGACCATCAGCTCAGACTCTGGAGCGCTACCTGAACGACTCGCTGCACGCCTGGTTCCGCCAGGAGTTCCTGATGGAGTACGAGTCGGACGCCAACCGGCTGCTGTGCATGGTGTGTGGAGGAGAGCTGCCCTCGCTGCACCTCAACCACATCAAGAGCCACGTGTTGGACACCCACCCAAACTCCCTGGTGTACAGCGCCGAGGAGAAGCACTGCATCCTGCAGGCGTGGGCTCAGGCTCATG AAGAGTCCGAAAACTCAATCAAATCAGAGCCCAGCACCAAAGACGGCGGCGTGGATCTATTAGCTCAGGACGCGGAGGACGCTCAAATGGACATGGACTCGTACCCGCAAAGCGACGGCGCCTCAACTCAGGACACGTGTCTCATCGGCGAGGACGGCGGCGTCGGAGCGCCGCTCCGCCAGAGCAGGAGGAAGCGGCTGCGCGGCGGCGACCCGTGGCAGCTCCGCCTCGACTACATGGTGGCCTACGGGCCGCAGGGCCAGGACACGTACTGCATGGTGTGCTCTCAGGTCCTGCACGAGACCAAGGTCAGCAGCTTCCGACGCCACATCCAGGAGAGTCACCCCGAGACACTCGCGCTGAGTCAGCAGGACAGAGAAGCCATGGCTGCTGCCTGGACCAAAGATTACTCCAGTGAAGGCGTGCAGAGCCAAGATG AAATCAACTCTGCGGCCGCAGGCGAGACGAACGACGACTCCTGTTCCGACGTCACAACGCCCACTAAGACGgtaaagagggagaggggtcGAGGGGGGACGCCGTCGCGCCACAGCCATTACCCCGGCAAAGACCAGCGGAGGAACTACCAGGTCCGCTGGAGGATGGAGTACCTGATGGACTACGACTCGGGCAGACACGGGCTGATCTGCATCGTGTGCGGCGCCACCCTGGCCACGCTGAAGGTCAGCACCATCAAGCGGCACATCCAGCAGGTCCACCCGTACTCGCTGCAGTTCAGCCCCGAGAAGAAGCAGCAGGCCCTGCTCAGCTACAACCAGAGCGGCGTGCACGTCCTCCACTTTGACGACTGCTTCTCCTCGCAGGACTTCGGACACACCGAGCTGGCCCCGAGTCCGACGCAAGTCGACGCGTAA